In one window of Nicotiana tabacum cultivar K326 chromosome 12, ASM71507v2, whole genome shotgun sequence DNA:
- the LOC107772940 gene encoding uncharacterized protein LOC107772940 codes for MMLLIHGPPPLMDPVPSTPHQLLGLVVLRPHLKLLLLLGKIVEHAPIDVSVGPVFSVNMPPRVPCSLPPCYPTDGSGHSYSSGVLISEVADPQGNGETLSEVKTPSASNDMVLYSSGGSKERAHVEEACPISSRIEGGDMSFWMEEKLLNFGKFLGVSVEGKEDRVLELLREIEQQSLYEGTGRELGKGVKQNNLGDVVVYQRRGRVCDKEKGTSARGVGKWGLLLLMEVKILSWNVRGMNDPNKRAIIKVGVREWGANLVCFQETKMEVLSDAIVRSVWGGSWVKYDWVPAVGSAGGILLMWDDRSLEVKEIGKGVFSLAALVKDRVSGVEWGFGGVYGPVGERVQGVFLGRTGQYYGGMGHSMGSRGRL; via the coding sequence ATGATGCTGTTAATCCACGGCCCCCCGCCTCTGATGGACCCGGTTCCATCAACCCCTCACCAGCTCCTGGGCTTAGTTGTGCTGAGGCCACACttaaagcttcttcttcttctagggAAGATTGTTGAGCATGCCCCTATTGATGTTAGTGTCGGACCAGTATTTTCAGTTAATATGCCGCCAAGGGTTCCGTGCTCTCTTCCGCCATGCTACCCTACTGATGGTTCTGGACATTCCTATAGCAGCGGGGTGTTAATTTCAGAGGTTGCTGACCCCCAAGGAAACGGTGAGACCCTTTCGGAGGTTAAAACTCCTAGTGCTAGCAATGATATGGTCTTGTATTCCTCTGGTGGTAGCAAGGAAAGGGCACATGTAGAAGAAGCCTGCCCAATTTCGTCAAGGATCGAAGGAGGGGATATGTCTTTTTGGATGGAGGAAAAACTATTAAACTTTGGGAAGTTTCTAGGTGTTTCTGTTGAAGGGAAGGAAGATAGGGTGTTAGAACTGTTGAGGGAGATTGAGCAACAATCTCTTTACGAAGGTACAGGGAGGGAGTTGGGTAAAGGTGTTAAGCAAAATAACTTAGGGGATGTAGTGGTGTATCAGAGAAGGGGGCGAGTGTGTGACAAAGAGAAAGGGACCTCGGCTAGGGGGGTGGGGAAATGGGGGCTATTGTTGCTTATGGAAGTTAAGATCCTTTCATGGAATGTGAGGGGGATGAATGACCCAAACAAAAGGGCCATCATCAAAGTGGGAGTTAGGGAGTGGGGTGCCAACCTAGTTTGTTTTCAGGAGACCAAAATGGAAGTTTTGTCGGATGCGATCGTGAGAAGTGTCTGGGGAGGTAGCTGGGTGAAATATGACTGGGTCCCAGCAGTGGGAAGTGCCGGGGGCATCCTACTTATGTGGGATGATAGAAGCTTGGAGGTAAAGGAGATTGGGAAAGGAGTTTTCTCTTTGGCAGCTCTCGTCAAAGACAGAGTGAGTGGGGTGGAGTGGGGATTTGGGGGAGTGTATGGGCCGGTAGGGGAAAGGGTCCAAGGTGTCTTTCTGGGAAGAACTGGCCAATATTATGGGGGGATGGGACATTCCATGGGTTCTAGGGGGAGACTTTAA